The proteins below are encoded in one region of Bosea sp. BIWAKO-01:
- a CDS encoding PAS domain-containing hybrid sensor histidine kinase/response regulator, with protein MIPAWSVVLVALGYLCVLFAIAHAADTFGRKLMGGPARTTIYALALGVYCTSWTFYGSVGFANRAGFDFLGIYVGPILVIGFGYRFVTRIVEIAKSQNITSIADFVGARYGKSERVAALVCLVAVIGALPYIALQLKAVANSLSVFLTATGGKALTPDVPVLSDLAFLVAMVLAGFACAFGTRHIDATEHQDGLVLAIAAESLVKLVAFLALGIFVAYGLFDGFGDLLAQAAKMPDGAPPIWERTSSWPTFLTLTLLSSFAALLLARQFHMTIVENRDPGDVRRAAWMFPLYLVLINLFVLPLAAAGELLMPGSGIDRDMTVLLLPLERGAGLLALFVFIGGLSAATAMVIVASVALAIMISNHLVMPLLVRGRGLLADPDRAIPRSLRSGPTGGDLGSQVVIIRRFAILAVILMGYAYYRAAGEAALVSIGLLSFAATAQIAPAFFGGLLWRRGTALGAVAGLTAGTLTWAYTLLVPSLAYPTSVWSEIVAKGPLGITSLRPEALLGLDLPALPHGVLWSLGLNLLCYVGFSLLRPANAMERLQANSFVTSDRATMAQSFSLWRSSVTEAELQSTIGRYLGQERTQRAFEGFSIGRGEVASSSNREADIHMLRFGEHLLSSAIGAASSRLVLSLLLRRRNLSTEAAFKLLDDASAALQYNRDILQHGLDHAGQGITVLDRDLRLLAWNQAFIELYDLPQSLVRFGTGLDEIVRFNAARGAYGDGEQDELMAARLESFVNDREPVRLKLFPSTKVIEIRSNPLPDGGLVTTYTDITETVAAHEELERTNESLERRVAERTEEILHVNAELQRAKAEAEEANASKTRFLAAASHDLLQPLNAARLYATALVERDRIATSPELAENIDASLDAVEEILTALLEISRLDGGALKPELTSFRLDELMRQLQREFEPSAQERGLQLVFSPSSVALRSDRRLLRRLLQNLISNAIKYTPNGKVLVGCRRRGNQVSIEVLDTGLGIPASKQKTVFREFQRLDQGARVARGLGLGLSIVERISRTLDHKLTLISTPGRGTRFSVMVPRTAPLPAMATSSTPPPTPAGQLAGLKLLAIDNEPTILDGMKRLLEGWGCAVATAPGLDEALAQVQAHGMPDVIIADYHLDHGDGLSAIAALRDRSARRVPAILLTADRSPQVREAAAAFDVHILNKPLKPGALRALLAQWRAMRLAAE; from the coding sequence ATGATCCCGGCCTGGTCCGTCGTTCTGGTCGCGCTCGGCTATCTCTGCGTGCTGTTTGCCATCGCTCACGCTGCCGATACGTTCGGCCGCAAGCTGATGGGCGGGCCAGCGCGCACGACGATCTATGCGCTGGCGCTCGGCGTCTACTGCACCTCCTGGACCTTCTACGGCTCCGTCGGCTTCGCCAATCGCGCCGGCTTCGATTTCCTCGGCATCTATGTCGGGCCGATCCTGGTCATCGGCTTCGGCTATCGGTTCGTCACGCGTATCGTCGAGATCGCCAAGTCGCAGAACATCACCTCGATCGCGGATTTCGTCGGCGCGCGCTACGGCAAGAGCGAGCGGGTTGCCGCTCTCGTCTGTCTCGTCGCCGTGATCGGCGCACTGCCCTACATAGCCTTGCAGCTCAAGGCCGTCGCGAATTCACTCTCGGTATTCCTGACCGCAACCGGCGGGAAGGCGCTGACGCCGGATGTCCCGGTCCTCAGCGACCTCGCCTTCCTCGTCGCCATGGTGCTCGCCGGCTTCGCCTGTGCCTTCGGCACGCGCCATATCGACGCGACCGAGCATCAGGACGGGCTGGTCCTGGCGATTGCGGCGGAATCGCTGGTCAAGCTGGTGGCGTTTCTCGCACTCGGAATCTTCGTCGCCTACGGCCTGTTCGATGGTTTCGGGGACCTCCTCGCCCAGGCAGCGAAGATGCCGGACGGGGCGCCTCCGATCTGGGAGCGGACCTCGAGCTGGCCGACCTTCCTGACGCTGACGTTGCTCTCCTCCTTCGCCGCGCTGCTGTTGGCACGGCAATTCCACATGACGATCGTCGAGAACCGGGATCCGGGCGACGTCCGCCGCGCCGCCTGGATGTTTCCGCTCTATCTCGTCCTGATCAATCTCTTCGTGCTGCCGCTGGCGGCGGCGGGCGAGTTGCTGATGCCGGGAAGCGGCATCGATCGCGACATGACCGTGCTGCTGCTGCCGCTGGAGCGGGGTGCAGGCTTGCTCGCGCTGTTCGTCTTCATCGGCGGGCTCTCCGCCGCGACCGCGATGGTGATCGTCGCGTCGGTCGCGCTCGCCATCATGATCTCCAACCATCTCGTCATGCCGCTGCTGGTCCGCGGTCGTGGCCTGCTGGCCGACCCGGACCGAGCCATCCCGAGATCGCTGCGTTCCGGCCCGACCGGCGGCGACCTCGGTTCGCAGGTCGTGATCATCCGGCGCTTCGCCATCCTCGCCGTGATCCTGATGGGCTATGCCTATTACCGAGCGGCGGGTGAAGCGGCGCTGGTCTCGATCGGGCTCCTGTCCTTTGCGGCAACCGCACAGATCGCGCCGGCATTCTTCGGCGGATTGCTCTGGCGGCGCGGCACCGCGCTCGGCGCCGTCGCGGGCTTGACGGCAGGCACGCTGACCTGGGCCTACACGCTGCTGGTCCCCAGCCTCGCATACCCCACCAGCGTCTGGAGCGAGATCGTGGCCAAGGGGCCGCTGGGCATCACCTCATTGCGGCCGGAAGCCCTGCTCGGCCTCGATCTGCCGGCCCTGCCACACGGCGTGTTGTGGAGCCTCGGCCTCAACCTTCTCTGTTATGTCGGCTTCTCCCTGCTGCGACCGGCCAATGCCATGGAGCGCCTGCAGGCCAACTCCTTCGTCACGTCCGACCGCGCAACGATGGCCCAGTCCTTCTCGCTCTGGCGGTCCAGCGTCACGGAGGCCGAGCTGCAGTCGACCATCGGCCGCTATCTCGGCCAGGAGCGGACGCAGCGCGCATTCGAGGGCTTCTCCATCGGGCGTGGCGAGGTTGCCAGCAGCAGCAATCGCGAGGCCGACATCCACATGCTGCGCTTCGGCGAGCATCTGCTCTCGTCGGCCATCGGCGCGGCATCCTCGCGGCTTGTGCTTTCCCTGCTGCTGCGCCGCCGGAACCTGTCGACGGAAGCCGCCTTCAAACTGCTCGATGATGCTTCGGCAGCCCTGCAATATAATCGCGATATTCTGCAGCACGGTCTCGACCATGCCGGCCAGGGCATCACCGTGCTGGACCGGGACCTGCGGCTGCTCGCCTGGAACCAGGCCTTCATCGAGCTCTATGATCTGCCGCAGTCGCTGGTGCGGTTCGGCACCGGGCTCGACGAGATCGTCCGCTTCAACGCTGCCCGCGGCGCCTATGGCGATGGCGAGCAGGATGAGTTGATGGCCGCGCGGCTCGAGAGCTTTGTCAATGACCGCGAGCCCGTCCGGCTCAAGCTTTTTCCCTCGACCAAGGTCATTGAGATCCGCTCGAATCCGCTCCCCGACGGCGGCCTGGTGACGACCTATACCGACATCACCGAGACCGTCGCCGCGCATGAAGAACTCGAGCGGACCAATGAGAGTCTCGAGCGACGCGTCGCCGAACGCACCGAGGAAATTCTCCACGTCAACGCCGAGCTTCAGCGCGCCAAGGCCGAAGCCGAGGAGGCGAATGCGTCCAAGACGCGCTTTCTGGCCGCCGCCAGCCACGACCTGCTGCAACCCCTCAATGCCGCGAGGCTCTATGCGACGGCACTGGTCGAGCGTGACCGGATCGCCACCAGCCCCGAGCTGGCTGAGAATATCGATGCGTCGCTGGACGCGGTCGAGGAAATCCTGACGGCACTGCTGGAGATCTCGCGTCTCGACGGGGGCGCACTCAAACCGGAACTGACCAGTTTCAGGCTCGACGAACTGATGCGCCAACTCCAGCGCGAATTCGAGCCGAGCGCTCAGGAACGAGGCCTGCAACTGGTGTTTTCGCCCAGTTCCGTCGCCCTGCGCTCGGACCGGCGCCTGCTGCGCCGGCTGCTGCAGAACCTGATATCGAACGCGATCAAGTACACGCCGAACGGGAAGGTCCTGGTCGGCTGCCGCCGCCGCGGCAATCAGGTTTCGATCGAGGTACTCGATACCGGCCTCGGGATTCCTGCCAGCAAGCAGAAGACGGTGTTTCGCGAGTTCCAACGGCTCGATCAGGGGGCCAGGGTCGCCCGTGGCCTCGGGCTCGGGCTTTCAATCGTCGAACGCATCTCCCGCACGCTCGACCACAAGCTCACCCTGATCTCCACGCCAGGGCGCGGAACGCGGTTCTCGGTCATGGTGCCGCGCACGGCGCCGCTCCCGGCCATGGCGACCAGCAGTACCCCGCCCCCGACGCCTGCGGGGCAATTGGCCGGTCTCAAGCTCCTGGCGATAGACAACGAACCGACGATCCTCGATGGGATGAAGCGCCTGCTCGAAGGATGGGGCTGTGCCGTCGCAACCGCGCCCGGCCTGGACGAAGCGCTTGCGCAGGTTCAGGCCCACGGCATGCCGGACGTGATCATCGCCGACTACCATCTCGACCATGGCGACGGGCTGAGCGCGATCGCGGCCTTGCGCGATCGTTCCGCCAGGCGCGTTCCCGCGATCCTGCTGACAGCCGATCGCTCGCCGCAGGTGCGGGAGGCGGCCGCGGCCTTCGACGTTCATATCCTCAACAAGCCGCTGAAACCCGGAGCCCTCCGAGCCCTGCTTGCGCAATGGCGCGCGATGCGTCTCGCCGCTGAATAG
- a CDS encoding thioesterase family protein has protein sequence MNLWLRLLWLLVTTPFRSRLKPPFDMSVLPFRVWFHDLDTSLHMNNGRYWSLMDLGRTDLMLRTGLWRTVLREGWVPVVNAGTIRFRRELRLFRPFALETRILCWTENWLVMQHRILSRGRDGTEIVAAVALVRAALYDRATRSYVPVDRILADIGISTDSPPQSAEVAAFLASEEAMRQAGAAER, from the coding sequence ATGAACCTCTGGCTGCGCCTGCTCTGGCTTCTTGTCACCACGCCCTTCCGATCCAGGCTGAAGCCACCTTTCGACATGTCGGTCCTGCCGTTCCGCGTCTGGTTTCACGATCTCGACACCAGCCTGCACATGAACAATGGCCGCTACTGGAGTCTCATGGATCTCGGGCGGACCGACCTGATGCTGCGTACCGGGCTTTGGCGCACGGTGCTGCGTGAGGGCTGGGTGCCGGTGGTCAATGCGGGGACCATTCGTTTCAGGCGTGAATTGCGCCTGTTCCGCCCCTTCGCGCTGGAGACCCGGATCCTGTGCTGGACCGAGAACTGGCTTGTGATGCAGCATCGCATTCTCAGCCGGGGGCGGGACGGCACGGAGATCGTCGCGGCCGTGGCGCTGGTGCGGGCTGCCCTCTACGATCGTGCGACCAGGAGCTACGTGCCGGTGGACCGCATTCTCGCGGATATCGGAATCAGCACTGATAGCCCGCCGCAGAGCGCCGAGGTCGCGGCCTTTCTCGCCTCGGAGGAGGCGATGCGCCAGGCCGGTGCCGCCGAGCGCTGA
- a CDS encoding tyrosine phosphatase family protein: MPTLHVSSLARLHETVASVGASHVVTLINVNTVVERPAGILPERHLFIGMSDITAPLDGHVLPDEDHVQRFLSFIRDWDRAAPIVFHCWAGISRSTAAAYIATCALRPQRDEAEIALALRSASPSATPNARLVSIADQILGRSGRMTTAIESIGRGADAFEGTPFRIDLD; this comes from the coding sequence ATGCCGACACTTCATGTTTCGTCCCTCGCCCGGCTTCACGAGACGGTCGCATCGGTCGGTGCGAGCCATGTCGTGACCTTGATCAACGTCAACACGGTCGTGGAACGCCCGGCCGGCATTCTGCCCGAGCGGCATCTCTTCATCGGCATGTCGGACATCACGGCGCCACTGGACGGGCATGTCCTGCCCGACGAGGACCATGTCCAGCGCTTCCTGAGCTTCATCCGCGACTGGGACCGCGCTGCCCCGATCGTCTTTCACTGCTGGGCGGGCATCAGCCGCTCGACCGCGGCGGCCTATATCGCAACCTGCGCCCTGCGGCCCCAGCGTGACGAGGCGGAGATTGCGCTTGCGCTACGCAGCGCATCTCCCTCGGCCACGCCCAATGCCCGGCTCGTCTCGATCGCAGACCAGATCCTGGGACGCTCCGGCCGCATGACAACGGCGATCGAGAGCATCGGCCGGGGCGCGGACGCGTTCGAAGGCACACCGTTCCGCATCGATCTCGATTGA
- a CDS encoding NAD regulator, with translation MPKVTSPAIEIGLAAAIVAFTGNQPHILTAQVHDGDATPGLPYGPFDPLAHRTFEIGLRSWVADQAALSLGYVEQLYTFGDRGRQAEIRDTGPHVVSVGYLALTRAPSLPEQVAFQPWYGFFPWEDWRAGRPAVLDTTILPQLDDWAQDKAAERAEQERRPLSRQQRIATCFGAGGVPWDEEKTLERYELLYDAGLAYEALRDRRPDALPRSPSPLLGRPMRFDHRRILATAIGRLRAKLKYRPVVFELMPDAFTLTALQNTVEAISGRHLHKQNFRRLVESAALVEPTGTMTRTAGRPAALFRYRREVIAERPAPGLRVGGRSLGGER, from the coding sequence ATGCCCAAAGTCACATCCCCCGCCATCGAGATCGGCCTCGCGGCAGCGATCGTCGCCTTCACCGGCAACCAGCCGCATATCCTGACGGCCCAGGTTCACGACGGGGACGCCACGCCGGGCCTCCCCTACGGCCCGTTCGACCCGCTGGCGCATCGCACCTTCGAGATCGGCCTGCGCTCCTGGGTTGCGGACCAGGCCGCGCTGTCGCTCGGCTATGTCGAACAGCTCTACACGTTCGGGGATCGCGGGCGGCAGGCGGAGATCCGCGACACCGGCCCCCATGTCGTCTCGGTCGGCTATCTCGCGCTGACGCGCGCGCCATCCCTGCCGGAGCAGGTCGCATTCCAGCCCTGGTATGGCTTCTTTCCCTGGGAGGACTGGCGCGCCGGTCGCCCGGCCGTACTCGACACGACCATCCTCCCGCAGCTCGACGATTGGGCGCAGGACAAGGCGGCCGAACGGGCCGAGCAGGAACGGCGCCCCCTCTCACGCCAGCAGCGCATCGCAACTTGCTTCGGGGCTGGGGGCGTGCCCTGGGACGAGGAGAAGACGCTAGAGCGCTACGAACTGCTCTACGATGCCGGGCTCGCCTATGAGGCGCTACGCGACCGGCGCCCCGACGCGTTGCCGCGTTCCCCCAGTCCCCTGCTTGGCCGGCCGATGCGCTTCGACCATCGCCGCATCCTCGCGACCGCGATCGGCCGACTGCGCGCCAAGCTCAAATACCGTCCGGTCGTGTTCGAACTGATGCCGGACGCCTTCACCCTTACCGCGCTCCAGAACACGGTCGAGGCGATCTCGGGCCGGCACCTGCACAAGCAGAACTTTCGGCGGCTGGTCGAAAGCGCAGCGCTGGTGGAGCCGACCGGCACGATGACCCGCACGGCCGGGCGCCCCGCCGCGCTCTTCCGCTATCGCCGAGAAGTCATTGCCGAGAGGCCGGCTCCGGGCCTGCGCGTCGGCGGGCGCAGCCTCGGAGGAGAGCGGTAG
- a CDS encoding Lrp/AsnC family transcriptional regulator, with translation MTIELDSRDRTILRILQTDGRITNSDLAEKVHLSPSACLRRVRQLEESGLIRGYAMMLDDKIAGFPGTAFVFVTLDQQGRASLEGFEQAVQNLPEILECHLLAGAHDYLMRVIYRDSADFERIHTDIITQLPGVTRVQSTLTLRTIKKTSALPV, from the coding sequence ATGACGATCGAACTCGATTCCCGCGACCGGACCATTCTGCGCATCCTGCAGACCGATGGCCGGATCACCAATTCGGACCTCGCCGAAAAGGTTCACCTCTCCCCATCCGCCTGCCTGCGCCGCGTCCGGCAATTGGAGGAAAGCGGGCTGATCCGCGGCTATGCGATGATGCTCGACGACAAGATCGCCGGCTTCCCCGGCACGGCCTTCGTCTTCGTCACGCTGGACCAGCAGGGGCGCGCCTCGCTTGAGGGGTTCGAGCAGGCGGTGCAGAATCTGCCCGAAATCCTGGAGTGCCATCTGCTGGCTGGCGCGCACGACTATCTGATGCGGGTCATCTATCGCGACAGCGCCGATTTCGAGCGTATCCACACCGACATCATCACCCAACTGCCAGGCGTCACCCGCGTACAGTCGACGCTGACGCTGCGCACGATCAAGAAGACCTCCGCATTGCCGGTCTGA
- a CDS encoding exodeoxyribonuclease VII small subunit, whose protein sequence is MTDAKSNSDIAALPFEEALKQLESIVARLERGDVPLEESIDIYTRGEALKARCDALLKQAEARIEKITLGADGKPAGTTPLDVDK, encoded by the coding sequence TTGACCGACGCCAAATCCAATTCCGATATCGCCGCCCTGCCCTTCGAAGAGGCGCTGAAGCAGCTCGAGAGCATCGTTGCCCGGCTCGAGCGCGGCGACGTCCCGCTCGAGGAATCGATCGACATCTACACCCGCGGCGAAGCGCTCAAGGCACGCTGCGACGCCCTGCTGAAGCAGGCCGAGGCCCGTATCGAAAAGATCACGCTCGGCGCAGACGGCAAGCCGGCCGGCACGACCCCGCTGGACGTCGACAAGTAA
- a CDS encoding LysR family transcriptional regulator, with protein MNLRSIDLNLLVILDALLDEAHVSRAAERVGLSQPAASSALDRCRHLFNDRLLERGGGQMRLTAKAQSLQQPIKDLLAQMTALLDPPQPDLATLQQIVRVVTAELPPTLLAGGLYRELTRTAPGITLALMPWRGAPEALDGLARGQADLAVSVFPSVEKDFTRKELLRERYVVAMRREHPAAQAFDLDRWLAYPHVLVSGRGETYGALDEALSILGRKRHVGMVVPSFLIVPPLLLDSNLIALLPSRTLLRDSGEHYALREPPIPVPGFPLHVAWHRRSDRDPAVQHVAGLIEALLSV; from the coding sequence ATGAATTTAAGATCGATCGATCTCAACCTGCTTGTCATCCTCGATGCGCTTCTGGACGAAGCCCATGTCTCGCGCGCCGCTGAGCGGGTCGGGCTGTCGCAGCCGGCAGCATCCAGCGCGCTCGATCGCTGCCGGCATCTCTTCAATGACAGGCTCCTGGAGCGCGGCGGGGGGCAGATGCGGCTGACCGCAAAGGCGCAGTCGCTCCAGCAGCCGATCAAGGATCTGCTGGCCCAGATGACAGCCTTGCTCGATCCGCCGCAGCCCGATCTCGCGACCTTGCAGCAGATTGTCCGGGTGGTGACGGCGGAGCTGCCGCCGACACTGCTGGCCGGCGGTTTGTATCGCGAGCTAACGCGCACGGCGCCTGGCATCACGCTCGCGCTGATGCCCTGGCGCGGTGCGCCGGAGGCTCTTGACGGCCTGGCGCGAGGCCAGGCCGATCTCGCCGTCTCGGTCTTCCCCAGCGTTGAGAAGGATTTTACCCGCAAGGAATTGCTGCGCGAGCGTTATGTCGTGGCGATGCGGAGGGAGCACCCGGCGGCGCAAGCCTTCGATCTGGATCGCTGGCTCGCCTATCCGCATGTTCTGGTTTCGGGTCGTGGCGAAACCTATGGCGCGCTTGACGAAGCGCTCTCGATCCTCGGCAGGAAGCGCCATGTCGGCATGGTCGTGCCGAGCTTCCTGATCGTTCCGCCGCTGCTGCTCGATTCCAACCTGATCGCGCTGCTGCCGAGCCGGACGCTCCTTCGGGATAGCGGCGAACACTATGCGTTGCGGGAGCCGCCGATTCCGGTGCCGGGTTTCCCGCTCCATGTCGCCTGGCACAGACGCAGTGACCGCGACCCGGCCGTGCAGCATGTTGCCGGACTGATCGAGGCGCTGCTCTCAGTTTAG
- a CDS encoding NAD(P)H-dependent oxidoreductase, translated as MPNTLILLFHPNFSTSNANRALCEAVAGLPGITVVDMQAQYSDGVIDVDAEVARLLAADRIVLQFPVQWYSTPPLLKAWQDAVLTRMFYLAYQDEGRLLAGKPVLIAATAGNVPEAYAPTGQNRFSLRELLHPLEATAHRCGLAWQEPFLIYETRKADTETLQLAGEHYAGRISRLP; from the coding sequence ATGCCCAACACCCTGATCCTGTTGTTCCACCCCAATTTCTCGACATCGAATGCCAATCGCGCCCTCTGCGAGGCCGTCGCCGGACTGCCGGGCATAACCGTCGTCGATATGCAGGCACAGTATTCAGATGGCGTGATCGACGTCGATGCGGAGGTCGCACGCCTCCTCGCGGCAGACCGGATCGTCCTGCAATTCCCGGTGCAGTGGTATTCGACACCGCCACTGCTCAAGGCCTGGCAGGATGCCGTGCTGACCCGGATGTTCTACCTGGCCTACCAGGATGAAGGGCGCCTGCTCGCCGGCAAGCCGGTCCTGATCGCCGCGACCGCCGGCAATGTTCCGGAGGCCTATGCGCCCACGGGCCAGAACCGCTTTTCGCTTCGCGAGCTTCTCCACCCTCTGGAAGCGACGGCCCATCGCTGCGGCCTCGCCTGGCAGGAACCCTTCCTGATCTACGAAACACGCAAGGCCGACACTGAGACGCTGCAGCTCGCCGGAGAGCACTATGCCGGCCGGATCAGCCGCCTTCCGTGA
- a CDS encoding DUF6220 domain-containing protein — MTPSSIYARPRDAALFLFLAWLIPPLILLQLLLVGLALFDCLGRGPHQALGGAIVVPILVLLVLSQRVSLRQHRRKVVQILGLYGLQVALAVGGEAISAGPIQALHAANAGLLLLAGTSLARTTG; from the coding sequence ATGACGCCGTCCAGCATCTACGCAAGACCGCGCGACGCAGCGCTCTTCCTCTTCCTCGCCTGGCTGATCCCGCCGCTCATCCTGCTGCAATTGCTGCTGGTCGGGCTTGCGCTCTTCGATTGCCTCGGCCGGGGGCCGCACCAGGCACTTGGCGGCGCAATCGTGGTGCCGATCCTCGTCCTGCTCGTGCTGAGCCAGCGCGTCTCGCTGCGCCAGCATCGACGCAAGGTCGTGCAGATTCTCGGGCTCTATGGATTGCAGGTCGCGCTGGCCGTGGGCGGAGAGGCCATCAGCGCGGGACCGATCCAGGCCCTGCACGCCGCCAATGCCGGCCTCCTGCTGCTGGCCGGAACCAGCCTTGCGAGGACGACAGGTTAG
- a CDS encoding biotin transporter BioY has product MTYAPTQPGGSPLRLSSRPVLVQAGAVLFGTLLLALASQISVPMVPVPITMQTLAVTLIGAFYGWRLGAVTVLAWLFEAALGLPVLAGGASGLPHFMGPTGGYLFSFPIVAAVVGWLAERGWGGSRLVRSFAAMLIGNALCLVIGAAWLATLIGVERALLLGVVPFIVGAVLKSALGAAILKASSRSGQAG; this is encoded by the coding sequence ATGACCTACGCGCCGACGCAGCCAGGAGGCAGCCCGTTGCGCCTGAGCAGCCGCCCTGTCCTCGTACAGGCGGGTGCCGTGCTGTTCGGAACCCTGCTTCTGGCTCTGGCCTCGCAAATCAGCGTGCCGATGGTTCCCGTGCCGATCACGATGCAGACGCTGGCGGTGACGCTGATCGGCGCCTTCTATGGCTGGCGTCTTGGCGCGGTCACTGTCCTCGCCTGGCTGTTCGAGGCGGCGCTCGGGCTGCCGGTTCTCGCCGGAGGGGCGTCCGGCCTGCCGCATTTCATGGGCCCGACGGGCGGCTATCTCTTCTCCTTCCCGATCGTGGCCGCCGTGGTCGGCTGGCTCGCCGAGCGCGGCTGGGGCGGGAGCAGGCTTGTGCGCTCCTTCGCCGCGATGCTGATCGGCAACGCGCTTTGCCTGGTGATCGGCGCGGCATGGCTCGCGACCTTGATTGGCGTTGAGCGCGCGCTGCTCCTCGGCGTCGTCCCGTTCATCGTCGGAGCTGTCCTGAAATCTGCGTTGGGAGCAGCAATCCTGAAGGCGTCCAGCCGCTCTGGACAGGCAGGCTAA
- a CDS encoding GntR family transcriptional regulator — protein sequence MTREQKDTLAIRISRALADRIISGAIEPGTRLRQDHVAAEFGASHVPVREAFQRLEAQGLAVSEPRRGVRVAAFDLREVREVAEMRAALEVLALRHAAPHLTRAILEQAEEATRAGDKSLDVRSWENANRRFHKLILAPCAMPRLLAAIDDLHATSARFLFAAWRSEWEARTDHDHRAILAALREGAIEAAAATLARHVQWIGTKPVRTSSGGTREAFSIVG from the coding sequence ATGACCAGAGAACAGAAAGACACGCTCGCCATCCGGATCAGCCGCGCCTTGGCTGACCGGATCATCTCCGGAGCGATCGAGCCCGGCACCCGCTTGCGGCAGGACCATGTCGCGGCCGAGTTCGGCGCCAGCCATGTGCCGGTGCGAGAGGCCTTTCAAAGGCTGGAGGCGCAGGGGCTGGCCGTCAGCGAGCCGCGCCGGGGCGTGCGTGTCGCCGCCTTCGATCTGCGTGAGGTCCGAGAGGTCGCGGAAATGCGGGCGGCGCTGGAGGTTTTGGCACTGCGTCATGCTGCGCCGCATCTGACCCGGGCGATTCTCGAGCAGGCTGAGGAAGCGACGCGTGCCGGCGACAAATCGCTGGATGTGAGGTCATGGGAGAATGCGAACCGGCGTTTCCACAAGCTGATTCTCGCTCCCTGCGCCATGCCGCGTCTGCTGGCTGCGATCGACGATCTGCATGCCACCAGCGCCCGTTTCCTGTTCGCGGCCTGGCGTTCAGAATGGGAGGCACGCACCGATCACGACCATCGCGCGATCCTTGCTGCGCTGCGCGAGGGGGCCATCGAGGCTGCCGCTGCGACCCTTGCGCGGCATGTCCAGTGGATCGGGACCAAGCCGGTCCGCACCTCCTCAGGCGGTACACGCGAAGCCTTTTCGATCGTCGGATGA
- a CDS encoding pirin family protein codes for MSQLPADDPILGDARSCQAIEQVIVPRARDLGGFSVRRALPSIGRKMVGPFIFFDQMGPAEFLLGEGIDVRPHPHIGLATVTYLFDGEIMHRDSLGTALPIRPGAVNLMTAGRGIVHSERTAPEERLKAPKLYGIQTWLALPKSHEEVAPEFIHHAAPELPRIVEGGKRISLIMGSAYGQTSPVKFPWDTLYAEAVLAPGAILPLDPDYDERAVYIVSGKIDIAGEEFGAGQLLVFKPGDRISILAIDQSRLMLVGGEPMDGPRHIWWNFVSSSKDRIDQAKAEWKAGRFDTVPGDEAEFIPLPEG; via the coding sequence ATGTCCCAACTGCCCGCTGACGACCCTATCCTGGGCGATGCCCGCTCCTGCCAGGCGATCGAGCAGGTGATCGTGCCGCGCGCGCGCGATCTCGGCGGCTTCTCGGTCAGGCGCGCCCTGCCCTCGATCGGGCGCAAGATGGTCGGACCGTTCATCTTCTTCGATCAGATGGGCCCGGCCGAATTCCTGCTCGGCGAGGGGATTGATGTGCGCCCACACCCGCATATCGGGCTGGCGACCGTGACCTATCTCTTCGACGGCGAGATCATGCATCGCGACTCGCTCGGCACGGCGCTGCCCATTCGCCCCGGCGCGGTCAACCTGATGACGGCGGGACGCGGCATCGTTCACTCCGAACGCACGGCACCAGAAGAACGTCTCAAGGCGCCGAAGCTCTATGGCATCCAGACCTGGCTCGCCTTGCCGAAGAGCCATGAGGAAGTCGCGCCGGAATTCATCCATCACGCCGCGCCCGAACTGCCGCGGATCGTCGAAGGCGGCAAGCGCATCAGCCTGATCATGGGCTCCGCCTACGGCCAGACCTCGCCGGTGAAATTTCCCTGGGACACGCTCTATGCCGAGGCGGTGCTGGCACCCGGCGCCATCCTGCCGCTCGACCCCGATTACGACGAGCGTGCGGTCTATATCGTCTCCGGCAAGATCGACATTGCCGGCGAGGAGTTCGGCGCCGGGCAGTTGCTCGTCTTCAAGCCCGGCGACCGCATCTCGATCCTGGCGATCGACCAGAGCCGGCTGATGCTGGTCGGCGGCGAACCGATGGATGGCCCGCGCCATATCTGGTGGAATTTCGTCTCTTCCTCGAAGGATCGCATCGACCAGGCGAAGGCGGAATGGAAGGCCGGCCGCTTCGACACCGTTCCCGGCGACGAGGCCGAGTTCATTCCCTTGCCGGAGGGCTGA